The segment TCGCGAAGTCCGCAGCGGCGCGTGGAAACGCCAATCATTGCCGCGTTTGGCCGGCCAGGTGCTGGGGCTGGCTGGACTGGGTCGGATTGGCCGCGCGATTGTGCCCCGCGCTCAAGCGTTCGGCCTCAAGATTATCGCGTGCGATCCCTTCGCCAATCAGGAGTTCGTGTCGCAGCACGGCATCGAGTTGGTTTCGTTCGACGAGTTGTTGGCGCAGGCCGACATCGTGAGCTTGCACATGCCCTGCACGCCGGAGACCGTCGATGTGATCAACGCCCGTACGTTGGCGCGGATGAAGCCCGGCGCGATCTTCATCAACACGTCGCGCGGCGGGCTCGTGGATGAACAGGCGCTGTACGACGCGCTCAAATCGGGTCATCTGGCCGGCGCGGGGCTCGACGTCTTTAAAATCGAACCGCTGCCAATCGACAGTCCGCTGTTGACATTGGACAACGTCCTACTCAGCCCGCACATGGGCGGCCTGGATCATGCCTCGCAAATCGCGATGAGCTCGCTGGCGGCGCAATGCATCGTCGATCTACACCAAGGCCGCTGGCCGGAAGGCTGCGTGGTAAACGAATCGATCCGGCCGGACTGGAAGTGGTGACAAACCTTTTTGAACCGCGGAGACGCAGAGGACTTAACCGCGAAAGACGCCAAATTGCGCGAAGTCTGTAGGGCGGGCCGTGCGCGCGATCGACGTGGCTATGCTGAACTCGCGTGCCGAAAATTGATTCTCTGTAAATTCGGAATGTAAGGCCCGCCTCTCCG is part of the Planctomycetia bacterium genome and harbors:
- a CDS encoding phosphoglycerate dehydrogenase, which translates into the protein MPRVLVTPFMLREGNWPALEILRTGGCEVVFPPAGRSSMDPDTPMELLGNVEAVLAGAEPYTRSMFAVLKLKVIARMGVGYDAVDVPAATDHRVAVTITPGTNEPSVAETAMALVLGIARGFPARDREVRSGAWKRQSLPRLAGQVLGLAGLGRIGRAIVPRAQAFGLKIIACDPFANQEFVSQHGIELVSFDELLAQADIVSLHMPCTPETVDVINARTLARMKPGAIFINTSRGGLVDEQALYDALKSGHLAGAGLDVFKIEPLPIDSPLLTLDNVLLSPHMGGLDHASQIAMSSLAAQCIVDLHQGRWPEGCVVNESIRPDWKW